DNA from Hwangdonia lutea:
GGTGCTTACCTATGCGCTCATGATGCATCAATCCAATCAAATTCAGCTTCCCGTTGAAGCTGGTATTATTTCATTTAAAAACTTAAATTCTGGCTTTTTAAAATTTGCAAAAAAAGACAGTTCAAGAAGTAGAACCAAGAAATCGTTAATCACTCAAGACACTATTTCTTCATTTGAAACCGAACTAAAAAAACTCATTTTAGAAATTTGTAATTTAGATACACCTTTCATTGAAAAAGAAGTATAAATGAACATTGAAAAAAATATCATTATTGACGGCAAGCACGATAAACCAATTTTAACCGACTTGTTTTTTAAAGACGACAGCACTAAAAAGCCGGTAATAATATTTTGTCATGGCTACAAAGGTTTTAAAGATTGGGGCGCATGGGATTTAATGGCGGAAGCATTTGCCAAAGCGGGTTTTTATTTTGTTAAATTTAATTTTTCACATAATGGAGGCACTGTAAAACAGCCCATTGATTTTCCCGATTTGGAAGCTTTCGGAAACAACAACTACACCAAGGAATTAGACGATTTAGAATCTGTTATCGATTGGGTTTGCAGCAATCCTAAGTTAAAAAAGAATGCCGATACAAACAGCATCACTTTAATGGGACATAGTAGAGCCGGCGGGATTGTAACTATAAAAGCTGAAGAAGATAACAGGATAAAAAACGTAATTAGTATTGCCGGTGTTTGCGATTTCGGGAAAAGAACAGCAACATCTGGTGATTTAGAACAATGGAAAAAAGACGGTGTAAAATATGTTTTAAACGGACGAACAAAACAACAAATGCCGCATTACTATCAATTTTATGAAGATTTTATCGCCAACGAAA
Protein-coding regions in this window:
- a CDS encoding alpha/beta hydrolase family protein translates to MNIEKNIIIDGKHDKPILTDLFFKDDSTKKPVIIFCHGYKGFKDWGAWDLMAEAFAKAGFYFVKFNFSHNGGTVKQPIDFPDLEAFGNNNYTKELDDLESVIDWVCSNPKLKKNADTNSITLMGHSRAGGIVTIKAEEDNRIKNVISIAGVCDFGKRTATSGDLEQWKKDGVKYVLNGRTKQQMPHYYQFYEDFIANENRLTIKRAVSNLKTPYLIIHGDNDTSVFLEEAKLLNRWNPNSQLEIIEGANHVFGAQHPWEKTTLPNQLKQVITKVMAFLSHQK